A single genomic interval of Halocatena salina harbors:
- a CDS encoding helicase-related protein gives MTDATCFSPGQRVVLNGASAEVIRTRTVGDIEYLRAYIDGEGVKTVCLDDVTVEPHHNPIERLSNQQLDGLHPRHDAVSAQWFDLHTQATKLKLAHEQGQLLSISNSLVRLEPYQLDCVNWVMQKLRQRALIGDDVGLGKTIEAGLILKELSARNRADRVLFVVPAHLQKKWVRDMDRFFDVDLTVADRTWVEGERRRLGEAGNIWDQGQLRLVTSMAFLRQDEFRPALSDVFWDVVVVDEAHKAAKRGDSPSKTAHTVETVANNSDSLLLLSATPHDGKGEAFHSLVEYIDPFLVAENRDLTRETVDQVMIRRGKEGIYDDNGERVFPDREVNSVSVTMTHDERHFYSAVTEYVKTVYNRSETLNEPAVGFAMALMQKRLVSSVGAIHATLRRRLNELLETETATDELSPQAEAYLDGEDLDEDTKQDVEDEIAGLTITSDDDELQEEIETLHDLVSLAENLPVDSKAQKVRRFITELLEEQPGEKLLLFTEYRDTLDYLLEFVQDEPWADEILVIHGDIDTEERARIEEEFNHGQSRLLFATDAASEGIDLQHSCHIMANYELPWNPNRLEQRIGRIHRYGQDKEVKVWNFLFDDTRESEIFELLQNKVEEIRSKLGNTADVLGMLDDVDVDSLIMESIQSDEPPGVTTEELEDLIDERQRTLEEWYERSLVDTSTFDAESRRQIQAVVDDSEDVYGSAGDIREFFEQAVEAFDGTFEKRGTNLYQAELPEGLRPPGIDASFGPFTFDRHFAMEHEDITYLAPDTDVLQRLMVRVLEDERGQVGLKLLPFINTPGITYNYGVVFEDGTGEIIREEMIPVFVDVEQEDAQQSLGERVVEGETIAAKPDVDQLQTVLDADDDLRAIADRYVSARVNEIKADLSAKRCKETAHELENIEEYAQAERERIESFIEEYERKAEAGSDMDIAIEGQRARLEQLEERIETRRDELKRRERVISLAPEVENYCLSLPL, from the coding sequence ATGACGGATGCTACATGCTTTTCACCAGGCCAACGGGTAGTTCTCAACGGCGCGTCTGCAGAGGTTATCCGGACTCGGACTGTCGGCGATATCGAATATCTTCGTGCCTACATAGACGGAGAGGGCGTCAAAACGGTCTGTCTCGACGACGTTACCGTCGAACCACATCATAATCCGATCGAGAGATTATCGAATCAACAGCTCGATGGCCTTCATCCGAGACACGACGCTGTGTCGGCCCAGTGGTTCGATCTTCATACACAGGCTACAAAGCTCAAACTCGCCCACGAACAGGGCCAGCTGCTGAGCATCTCGAACTCGCTCGTTCGATTGGAGCCGTACCAGCTCGATTGTGTGAACTGGGTGATGCAGAAGCTCCGACAACGCGCCCTCATCGGTGACGATGTGGGACTTGGGAAGACTATCGAGGCAGGCCTGATTCTCAAGGAACTCTCCGCGCGGAATCGCGCTGATCGCGTTCTCTTCGTCGTTCCCGCTCACCTGCAGAAGAAGTGGGTGCGAGACATGGATCGCTTCTTCGACGTCGATCTCACCGTCGCCGATCGGACGTGGGTCGAGGGTGAGCGCCGGCGGCTCGGCGAGGCGGGGAATATCTGGGATCAAGGCCAGCTACGATTGGTTACCAGCATGGCCTTCCTTCGGCAAGACGAGTTTCGACCCGCGCTCAGCGACGTGTTCTGGGATGTCGTTGTCGTTGATGAGGCTCACAAAGCAGCTAAACGTGGCGATTCGCCGAGCAAGACAGCACACACAGTCGAGACCGTGGCTAACAATTCTGACTCTCTGCTGCTCCTCAGCGCGACGCCTCATGACGGAAAGGGCGAGGCGTTTCATTCACTCGTTGAATACATCGATCCGTTTCTCGTGGCCGAGAACCGCGACCTCACACGAGAGACGGTCGACCAGGTAATGATCAGACGGGGAAAAGAGGGGATCTACGACGATAACGGGGAACGAGTGTTCCCCGACCGGGAGGTCAACTCCGTGTCCGTCACGATGACACATGACGAGCGCCACTTCTATTCTGCCGTCACGGAGTACGTCAAGACCGTCTACAACCGGTCGGAGACGTTGAATGAGCCTGCGGTCGGCTTCGCAATGGCGCTCATGCAAAAGCGGCTGGTGAGTAGCGTCGGAGCGATCCACGCCACGCTTCGCCGCCGTCTGAATGAGCTGTTAGAGACCGAAACTGCGACGGATGAGCTCTCTCCGCAAGCAGAAGCGTATCTCGACGGTGAGGATCTCGATGAGGACACCAAGCAGGACGTAGAGGATGAGATTGCTGGACTGACCATTACAAGCGATGACGATGAGCTCCAAGAAGAGATCGAGACCCTCCATGATCTCGTTTCGCTTGCCGAGAATCTCCCCGTCGACTCGAAAGCCCAGAAGGTACGCCGGTTCATAACGGAACTTCTCGAAGAACAGCCGGGGGAGAAGCTTCTTCTCTTCACGGAGTACCGAGACACGCTCGACTATCTCCTCGAGTTCGTACAGGACGAACCGTGGGCCGACGAAATCCTCGTGATCCACGGTGACATCGATACGGAAGAACGCGCCCGAATCGAGGAGGAGTTCAACCACGGCCAGTCCCGACTGCTGTTTGCGACTGATGCGGCCAGCGAGGGTATCGACCTCCAACACAGTTGCCACATCATGGCGAACTATGAGTTGCCGTGGAATCCGAACCGCCTCGAGCAGCGGATCGGACGGATCCACCGCTACGGACAAGACAAGGAGGTCAAGGTCTGGAATTTCCTGTTCGACGATACTCGTGAGAGCGAAATCTTCGAACTACTCCAGAACAAGGTCGAGGAGATTCGTTCGAAGCTTGGAAACACCGCCGACGTGCTGGGGATGCTCGACGATGTCGACGTGGACTCGCTTATTATGGAGTCGATCCAGAGTGACGAGCCACCAGGCGTGACCACGGAAGAACTTGAGGACCTGATCGACGAACGCCAGCGCACGCTCGAAGAGTGGTACGAGCGCAGCCTCGTCGATACCAGTACCTTCGATGCTGAGAGCCGCCGCCAGATACAGGCTGTCGTCGACGACTCTGAAGATGTCTACGGAAGTGCGGGCGATATCCGGGAGTTCTTCGAACAGGCGGTTGAGGCCTTCGACGGCACGTTCGAGAAGCGGGGCACAAATCTCTATCAGGCCGAGCTGCCGGAAGGACTCCGTCCGCCCGGTATTGACGCGTCGTTCGGCCCGTTCACGTTCGACCGACACTTCGCGATGGAGCACGAGGACATCACGTACCTCGCTCCCGATACAGACGTTCTCCAGCGGCTCATGGTACGTGTGTTGGAGGACGAGCGTGGACAGGTCGGGCTCAAGCTACTTCCATTCATCAACACGCCGGGCATCACCTACAACTATGGCGTCGTCTTCGAGGATGGAACTGGCGAAATAATCAGAGAAGAGATGATTCCTGTGTTCGTGGATGTCGAGCAAGAGGACGCCCAACAGTCCCTTGGTGAACGCGTCGTTGAGGGCGAAACGATCGCTGCAAAGCCCGATGTGGACCAGCTTCAGACCGTGCTTGATGCCGACGATGACCTGCGAGCAATCGCTGATCGCTACGTGAGCGCCCGGGTGAACGAGATCAAAGCCGATCTTAGTGCCAAACGGTGCAAGGAAACTGCCCACGAACTTGAGAATATCGAGGAGTATGCGCAGGCCGAACGGGAGCGAATCGAGTCGTTCATCGAAGAATATGAGCGCAAGGCCGAGGCAGGCTCGGACATGGACATCGCGATCGAGGGCCAACGTGCTCGTCTCGAACAACTTGAAGAGCGAATCGAAACACGTAGAGACGAACTCAAACGACGCGAACGCGTTATCTCGCTTGCCCCGGAGGTCGAGAACTACTGTCTCAGCCTTCCACTGTAG
- a CDS encoding TerB N-terminal domain-containing protein, with protein MDGDDFFEKYTQEPVSTNDIDVKDSSRSSEHQQRGKTNQPTMELSVSIEGVNGDSQLSNEELHEQSTNAWVPPGKEVTINGYNISDGMIYVGTDVRAIEKYDGADACLINPSLKIDPTRSDPDGVRMSYWPSYSDIDSGCRATYLEWLASGRRDPTIDIGYVFLFFYGIERRVLFDAQYSSKARSEIPHLLNEVEELLKVYAEESSFPGYATRFLDAVRAQYDLDSLTSTSQISQRGEIPLGLRVKIGRQIANKNLIDSELAYEWLRQAPDTHFRTPAKRCEDEFKELFLTRYEERFEGGLSRESNQTTLTVSYGPASRSLPQQEEIEIDDLPDISALSAPQRKLQELATECCEELDSYSRFVGKSHDRESLEALSLLPKPVLEQQQTDRLTELLQTVQNELDTSDMAKTKLDSLFEHWSIEAGQKVRKRDLRRLAKLLGKLGFGIEPDVRFGAPPRGWEDPAVLYHLSSKASADDSGVSEGIRLIQKLAVKIVLANDEVAPEQTEYLAENLGSFLELNEAGQARLEAHRRWLLLDSPTLHGVRQRAEDLPDDQKPQIANFLTALACSDGNIDAKEIQELSKIYPMLGLDENMVHKHLHQLQTTSDDEPVTVRTSEPSTDEYEIPDRSTTEEIPVSDIELDQEQVNRTLKESQEVSEFLEDIFEEEDDEQPKSHVPDPTPGSDQTKTEGLDEDHRQFLTELSQKPHWDREDVEALAQERGLFPDAAIEVINDYAFEQVETPLIEGTDEMIVNQEASSKIL; from the coding sequence ATGGACGGGGATGACTTCTTCGAGAAATACACCCAAGAGCCAGTGTCCACTAATGATATCGATGTAAAGGACTCTTCAAGGTCATCAGAACATCAACAAAGAGGTAAAACGAATCAACCAACAATGGAGCTTTCCGTCAGCATCGAGGGGGTTAACGGAGATTCTCAACTCAGCAACGAGGAGCTACACGAACAATCAACGAATGCTTGGGTTCCTCCTGGAAAAGAGGTCACGATTAACGGATACAACATCTCTGATGGGATGATCTATGTCGGAACGGATGTGAGAGCCATTGAAAAATATGATGGGGCTGATGCCTGTTTAATCAACCCATCTCTTAAGATTGATCCTACTCGCTCAGATCCTGATGGTGTCCGGATGTCGTATTGGCCGTCATATTCTGATATTGATTCGGGATGTCGAGCCACGTATCTTGAGTGGCTGGCAAGCGGCCGACGGGATCCCACCATTGATATCGGTTACGTGTTTCTCTTCTTCTATGGTATAGAACGACGGGTGCTCTTTGATGCTCAATATTCGAGTAAGGCTCGTTCCGAAATCCCGCATCTTCTCAATGAAGTTGAAGAACTACTCAAGGTATACGCTGAGGAAAGTTCTTTCCCAGGCTATGCAACTCGGTTTCTAGACGCAGTGCGTGCTCAATATGATCTTGACTCTCTTACATCAACGTCCCAAATAAGCCAACGAGGAGAGATTCCTCTGGGATTACGAGTAAAAATCGGTCGTCAAATAGCTAACAAGAACCTAATTGATTCCGAGTTAGCGTATGAGTGGCTTCGACAAGCTCCAGACACTCACTTTCGGACGCCAGCAAAACGCTGTGAGGACGAGTTTAAGGAGCTCTTTTTGACCCGATATGAAGAACGCTTCGAGGGCGGATTATCTAGGGAATCCAACCAGACCACGCTCACAGTTAGCTATGGACCTGCTAGCCGGTCATTACCCCAACAAGAAGAGATCGAAATCGACGACCTACCAGATATTTCAGCACTCTCAGCCCCTCAACGGAAGCTGCAAGAGTTAGCGACTGAATGTTGTGAAGAGTTAGACTCTTATTCCAGATTTGTTGGGAAATCCCACGATCGGGAGTCACTTGAGGCACTGTCTCTCCTCCCAAAGCCAGTCCTTGAACAACAACAAACCGATCGGTTGACCGAACTTCTCCAGACAGTCCAAAACGAACTAGACACGTCAGATATGGCCAAAACAAAGCTTGATTCCCTTTTTGAGCATTGGTCTATAGAAGCGGGTCAGAAGGTTCGAAAACGTGACCTCCGTCGGCTCGCTAAATTACTTGGAAAGCTTGGATTTGGTATTGAACCCGACGTTCGATTTGGTGCACCTCCACGTGGTTGGGAAGATCCTGCAGTCTTGTATCATCTCTCCTCTAAAGCAAGTGCTGATGACTCTGGTGTTTCTGAGGGTATCAGATTAATCCAAAAACTCGCCGTCAAAATCGTCTTGGCTAACGATGAAGTGGCACCTGAGCAAACTGAGTATCTCGCAGAGAATCTCGGATCTTTTCTTGAACTTAACGAGGCCGGTCAAGCACGACTTGAAGCACACCGTCGATGGCTCCTCCTCGATTCACCCACCCTGCACGGTGTTCGCCAACGGGCTGAAGATCTCCCGGACGATCAAAAACCCCAGATTGCTAACTTTCTAACGGCCTTAGCATGCTCTGACGGGAATATTGATGCGAAGGAAATACAGGAATTATCAAAAATCTATCCAATGCTAGGGTTAGACGAAAACATGGTTCACAAACATCTGCATCAGCTCCAAACAACTTCTGATGATGAACCTGTGACAGTCCGAACATCGGAGCCCTCCACCGACGAATATGAGATTCCGGACCGCAGTACAACAGAGGAAATCCCGGTCTCAGACATAGAATTAGATCAGGAACAGGTGAACAGGACACTTAAGGAGAGTCAAGAGGTCAGTGAATTTCTCGAGGATATCTTCGAAGAGGAAGATGATGAACAACCGAAATCACACGTACCGGACCCGACACCTGGTTCAGATCAAACCAAAACAGAGGGCTTGGATGAAGACCATCGGCAATTTCTCACCGAACTCTCACAGAAGCCTCACTGGGACCGAGAAGACGTTGAAGCATTGGCTCAAGAAAGAGGATTGTTCCCCGATGCCGCAATCGAAGTGATTAACGATTATGCATTCGAACAGGTCGAAACCCCACTCATTGAAGGAACAGATGAAATGATAGTCAATCAAGAAGCATCCAGTAAGATCCTATAA
- a CDS encoding ATP-binding protein — MSENNNSAPTIESTTIRSRDRDPILQSLQAGLVPRRGLQHIQVGRAHETKAITDDIDRIADGGSAVRFIIGEYGSGKTFFLNLMRTIALEKRLVTAHADLTPDRRLRSTSGHGRALYQQLARNLSTRATPDGGALRSIVERFIAEANREATTQDIPTEEIIRDRLHELSELVAGYAFTDVIALYWDGYQNNDDELQHAALRWLRGEYGTKTEARKELDTRVPIIDDSNWYEMTKLMARFVTLAGYEGLLVNLDEMVNLYKLSHGGARQSNYEKLLSIVNDGLQGQTVGLGFLFAGTPKFLTDSKRGLYSYEALKSRLSESTFASDELVDMSGPVIRLSSLTQEDMFVLLQKLRHVHAGGNPENYVVPDEALEAFMRHCNEQVGAAYFQTPRNTIKEFLGFLSILEQNPRVSWEELIGDIDIASDVGQTTQSEETESTGSDEEDDLANFEL, encoded by the coding sequence ATGAGTGAAAACAACAACTCAGCACCCACCATTGAGTCAACAACGATTCGCTCCCGAGACCGTGATCCAATTCTACAATCGCTCCAAGCTGGCCTCGTACCTCGTCGTGGGCTCCAACATATCCAAGTAGGCCGTGCCCACGAGACAAAGGCCATAACAGACGACATAGACCGAATTGCTGATGGGGGATCTGCGGTTCGCTTCATCATCGGAGAATACGGATCCGGCAAAACATTCTTTCTTAACCTTATGCGAACTATTGCTCTAGAAAAGCGACTTGTCACCGCCCACGCGGACCTGACGCCCGATCGTCGACTGCGCTCAACCTCGGGGCATGGTCGTGCCCTCTACCAACAACTGGCCCGGAATCTGTCTACGCGTGCAACGCCCGATGGAGGAGCTCTCCGTAGTATCGTTGAGCGATTCATTGCGGAGGCTAACCGTGAGGCCACCACCCAAGACATCCCCACAGAAGAGATTATCCGAGACCGTCTCCACGAACTATCCGAACTCGTAGCAGGCTATGCGTTCACAGATGTCATCGCACTGTATTGGGACGGGTATCAAAACAACGATGACGAACTTCAACACGCAGCTCTGCGATGGTTACGTGGGGAATACGGCACGAAAACAGAAGCACGAAAGGAACTCGATACACGGGTCCCCATCATTGACGATTCGAACTGGTACGAAATGACGAAACTCATGGCTCGGTTCGTCACCTTGGCGGGCTACGAAGGACTCTTGGTTAATCTCGACGAGATGGTGAATCTCTACAAACTCTCTCATGGCGGTGCCCGCCAAAGCAACTATGAAAAGCTCCTGTCCATCGTGAATGATGGGTTGCAAGGCCAAACAGTCGGTTTGGGGTTTCTCTTTGCAGGAACGCCAAAGTTCCTCACTGATTCAAAACGAGGGCTGTACAGCTACGAAGCGTTGAAGTCCAGACTGTCTGAGAGCACCTTCGCCTCAGATGAACTTGTAGATATGAGTGGTCCAGTTATCCGTCTCTCCAGTCTAACACAGGAGGATATGTTTGTCCTTCTCCAGAAGCTTCGACACGTTCACGCTGGCGGAAACCCTGAGAACTATGTCGTCCCAGACGAAGCACTGGAAGCTTTCATGCGACATTGCAATGAACAGGTAGGTGCCGCGTATTTCCAAACTCCTCGAAACACAATCAAGGAATTCCTCGGTTTCCTTTCCATCCTTGAGCAGAATCCCCGTGTCTCCTGGGAAGAACTGATCGGAGACATCGACATTGCATCAGATGTTGGCCAAACCACCCAAAGCGAAGAAACCGAGTCCACTGGGAGCGATGAGGAGGATGATCTTGCCAACTTCGAACTGTAG
- a CDS encoding DEAD/DEAH box helicase, which produces MILPTSNCSDGEEAASRTASFELLHEDIQRWVWNQEWDTLRSIQEQAIPTVVEGDSDVILSAPTASGKTEAAFLPILSRITAQRETSHSPSSGFDVVYVSPLKALINDQYERLQHLCDACDIPVHRRHGDVSSSKKRKALDDPDGLLLITPESVEALLLRRPAMFHQALQNVSYIVVDEVHSFIGTPRGKQLQSLLHRMEKAKDEQIPRIALSATIGDPDMTAEFLRPGSGGEVEIIESDDSRQELKLLVKGYENRNDRDEDGDSDDPSGTVVDIAEHIFTHLRGQDNLVFANSRSNVELYTDLLKRLSEERGVPNEFHAHHGSLSKEIREASERTLKTESSPATVVCTTTLELGIDIGWMDSISQVGSPPSVSSLRQRLGRSGRNDAPAILRVYIQEPEIGESTSLQDTLRPELVQTIAMVDLLLENWYEPPNLDALELSTLIQQLLSLIAEYGGIKADTAYHTLCKRGPFANISTTQFTSLLQALGNEELISQAGDGDLIMGLAGEKLTRHYDFYAAFWSPDEYRLVADEKTIGTLPVTSPLMEGRLLIFGGQRWEVESVDEAKQIVFLRQAPGGQVPLFGGEGPILHTRVREKMYSVYTETDIPRYLDSEGIGLLEEGRIHFDRLNLAERTIVPQGNHTVLFLWTGDRIVNTIHVLLTQIGFQVSKTGMTLQIRDCHPEKVFEELQQIAVTEPSESAQLAECVENKIVDKHDRYLTNELLNANYASKLLDVPGALDRISSIVEESHL; this is translated from the coding sequence ATGATCTTGCCAACTTCGAACTGTAGCGACGGTGAAGAGGCTGCTTCACGGACGGCATCCTTCGAACTTCTTCACGAGGACATTCAACGATGGGTTTGGAACCAAGAATGGGACACGCTCCGTTCGATTCAAGAGCAAGCTATTCCCACGGTTGTAGAAGGCGATTCGGATGTTATCCTTTCGGCACCCACGGCATCAGGAAAGACTGAGGCCGCCTTTCTTCCTATCCTCTCACGGATTACTGCCCAACGAGAAACATCTCACAGCCCTAGTTCTGGGTTTGACGTGGTGTATGTCTCTCCATTGAAGGCACTCATCAATGACCAATATGAGCGGCTTCAACACCTTTGTGACGCTTGCGATATACCGGTCCATCGACGGCACGGGGATGTTTCCTCAAGTAAGAAACGGAAGGCGCTCGATGATCCAGATGGCCTTCTTCTCATCACGCCCGAGTCTGTTGAGGCCTTGTTACTCCGTCGGCCAGCGATGTTCCATCAAGCCTTACAGAACGTCTCGTATATCGTTGTTGATGAAGTACATTCGTTCATTGGAACGCCTCGAGGCAAACAATTACAATCTCTTCTTCATCGCATGGAAAAGGCGAAAGACGAGCAGATTCCACGCATTGCACTTTCTGCAACGATAGGTGATCCTGATATGACCGCAGAGTTTCTGCGTCCTGGCTCTGGAGGTGAGGTTGAAATCATCGAATCAGACGACTCCCGTCAGGAGCTCAAACTCTTAGTGAAGGGATATGAGAATCGCAACGATAGAGATGAAGATGGAGACAGTGATGACCCATCAGGAACAGTCGTTGATATTGCTGAACATATTTTTACACATCTTCGTGGACAGGACAACCTCGTTTTTGCGAATAGTCGAAGCAACGTTGAGCTCTATACGGATCTGTTGAAGCGACTTTCAGAGGAAAGAGGTGTCCCGAACGAGTTCCATGCTCACCATGGAAGTCTTTCTAAAGAGATTAGAGAGGCCAGCGAACGAACTCTGAAAACAGAAAGCTCACCCGCGACTGTTGTCTGCACGACTACGCTCGAATTAGGTATCGATATCGGCTGGATGGACAGTATTAGTCAAGTTGGCTCCCCACCATCGGTATCCAGTCTACGACAACGACTGGGCCGATCAGGGCGGAATGATGCCCCCGCGATCCTGCGTGTCTATATTCAAGAGCCAGAGATCGGTGAATCAACGTCTCTTCAGGACACGCTACGACCAGAGCTTGTTCAGACAATCGCGATGGTTGACTTATTGCTCGAAAACTGGTATGAGCCACCGAACCTTGATGCGCTTGAACTCTCGACATTGATTCAACAGCTCCTCTCTCTCATCGCTGAGTATGGCGGGATCAAAGCAGACACTGCCTACCACACTCTCTGCAAGAGAGGTCCCTTTGCCAACATTTCAACCACTCAGTTTACGTCTCTTTTGCAGGCACTCGGAAACGAGGAACTCATCAGCCAAGCGGGTGACGGGGATCTTATCATGGGATTAGCTGGAGAGAAGCTCACTCGGCACTATGATTTTTATGCCGCATTTTGGAGCCCGGACGAATATCGGCTTGTTGCTGATGAGAAAACAATTGGGACGCTTCCAGTTACTAGCCCCTTGATGGAAGGCAGGCTTCTCATCTTTGGTGGACAACGCTGGGAAGTGGAGTCAGTTGACGAAGCCAAGCAAATTGTGTTCCTACGACAGGCACCCGGGGGCCAAGTTCCGCTATTTGGAGGAGAAGGTCCCATTCTTCACACTCGCGTCCGAGAGAAAATGTACTCGGTATACACTGAAACGGATATTCCAAGATACTTAGATTCCGAAGGTATAGGCCTGCTTGAAGAGGGTAGAATCCACTTTGACAGGCTCAATTTAGCGGAGCGAACTATCGTTCCACAAGGAAACCACACAGTACTTTTCCTTTGGACAGGAGATCGTATCGTGAATACGATACATGTACTTCTCACACAGATAGGGTTTCAGGTCTCAAAAACCGGCATGACGCTCCAAATCCGGGACTGCCACCCAGAGAAAGTATTCGAAGAACTTCAGCAAATAGCGGTTACAGAGCCGTCTGAGTCTGCCCAGCTAGCAGAATGTGTGGAAAACAAAATCGTCGACAAGCACGATCGCTACCTCACCAACGAACTCCTAAATGCAAATTATGCGTCTAAACTATTGGATGTACCTGGTGCCTTAGATAGAATCAGTTCGATCGTAGAAGAATCACACCTCTAA
- a CDS encoding HFX_2341 family transcriptional regulator domain-containing protein, whose product MGLDRTQQIHVAPQGYETERIYKPPIENNADKVVLLLHEEKSENGDECQTRVEEALAEEEIPFEYKECDIFDMYGALWAIAEIVDEHIDDEIFVNLSTGSKITAISGMIACMGTGAKPYYVKAEEYSGETVSKGVDDTVTLSAYPIGLPDQQYLEVMEYIQQAEDKVTKGDIVEFVQDAEFPLLSKYDRQELKNMYKPVDREILRPLRDRGYIKEQRRGQEKRIWLAEDGEKTLKIFQYLLE is encoded by the coding sequence ATGGGACTTGATCGGACACAGCAAATACACGTTGCCCCACAGGGATATGAGACCGAGCGCATCTACAAGCCGCCGATCGAGAACAACGCTGACAAAGTAGTGCTGCTCCTTCACGAAGAGAAATCTGAAAACGGAGATGAGTGCCAGACAAGGGTGGAAGAAGCACTCGCTGAGGAAGAAATTCCCTTCGAATATAAAGAATGCGATATTTTTGATATGTATGGTGCGCTCTGGGCGATTGCAGAGATTGTTGACGAGCATATCGATGATGAGATCTTTGTAAATCTATCTACAGGCAGTAAAATCACTGCTATCAGTGGAATGATTGCGTGCATGGGGACGGGAGCGAAACCCTACTATGTAAAGGCAGAGGAGTACAGTGGTGAAACGGTTAGCAAGGGTGTAGACGATACGGTTACTCTATCGGCATATCCGATCGGCCTGCCGGACCAGCAGTACCTTGAGGTCATGGAGTACATTCAACAGGCGGAGGATAAGGTCACGAAGGGGGACATCGTCGAATTCGTGCAGGACGCTGAGTTCCCGCTGCTTTCGAAGTATGACCGGCAAGAACTGAAAAATATGTACAAGCCGGTGGATCGAGAGATCCTTCGGCCGCTCCGAGACCGCGGCTACATCAAGGAGCAGCGACGAGGCCAGGAGAAACGAATCTGGCTTGCAGAAGATGGCGAAAAAACGCTCAAAATTTTCCAATACCTCCTCGAATAG